One genomic segment of Oncorhynchus kisutch isolate 150728-3 linkage group LG15, Okis_V2, whole genome shotgun sequence includes these proteins:
- the LOC109905732 gene encoding suppressor of cytokine signaling 5-like gives MSEPKESGDRGKDRERGARPKVRQSRSEERRDAGGGQKVGRGKKKSQTSHEQAGERPVSDGFEYGDLLTGLEPRDRCSSSPLKEGRRWQGLEGVTSLSQDRGTARLAQGTAEPPTSEVEGRGAGGSRTLRQKIQDAMGQCFPIKTNTPSSSSTQQVFMPQAAAAAAGAGSSSRRKIHLTELMLDDCPFAAGTELAQKWYLIKQHTAPISTPPVVDTLVVSASASASNLAAVVEDVDDRLRERRRISIEQGVEPPPNAEIHTFEVTAQINPLYKLGPKLAHGMNELAGDDRATIHQQQQLLLQRQQQHQLLLQSCLDTLDEVVAVASSSSASASALVPVCEAASVPDPMVDPEVTASLQPIKIVVPQAEGPPTQDGYRIHTQIDYIHCLVPDLLQITNLPCYWGVMDRYEAETLLEGKPEGTFLLRDSAQEDYLFSVSFRRYGRSLHARIEQWNHNFSFDVHDPSVFHAPTVTGLLEHYKDPNSCMFFEPLLSNPIHRTLPFSLQHVCRAVISSCTTYDGINVLPIPNTLKKHLKEYHYKQRVRVRRMDTWWE, from the coding sequence ATGTCTGAACCGAAGGAGTCGGGTGATCGTGGGAAAGACAGGGAGCGGGGCGCCCGTCCCAAGGTGAGACAGAGCCggtctgaggagaggagagatgccgGCGGGGGGCAAAAGGTAGGAAGAGGAAAAAAGAAAAGCCAGACGTCCCATGAGCAAGCTGGGGAGCGGCCTGTCAGCGATGGGTTTGAGTATGGGGACCTGCTGACTGGTCTGGAGCCCAGGGACCGCTGTTCCTCCTCTCCACTGAAGGAGGGCAGGAGATGGCAGGGCCTGGAGGGGGTCACTTCACTCAGCCAGGACAGGGGGACAGCCAGGCTGGCACAGGGGACAGCTGAGCCACCAACCAGTGAGGTTGAGGGCAGGGGGGCAGGTGGCAGTCGCACACTCCGCCAAAAGATCCAGGATGCCATGGGGCAGTGTTTCCCCATAAAGACCAACACTCCGTCGTCCAGTTCCACTCAGCAGGTCTTCATGCCacaagctgctgctgctgctgctggggctgGGTCCTCCTCGCGCCGCAAGATCCACCTTACTGAACTCATGCTGGATGACTGTCCCTTCGCTGCAGGCACCGAGCTGGCTCAGAAGTGGTACCTCATCAAGCAGCACACAGCCCCCATCTCCACACCTCCCGTAGTGGACACCTTGGTGGTCAGCGCTAGTGCCTCTGCCTCAAACTTGGCCGCCGTCGTGGAGGATGTGGATGACCGGTTGCGAGAGCGCAGGCGCATCAGCATCGAGCAAGGCGTGGAGCCGCCGCCCAACGCAGAGATCCACACGTTTGAGGTGACGGCCCAAATCAACCCTCTGTACAAGCTGGGGCCCAAACTGGCCCATGGTATGAATGAGCTTGCAGGGGATGACAGAGCTACCATTCACCAGCAACAGCAGCTGCTTCTCCAGAGGCAACAGCAGCACCAGCTCttgctgcagagctgtctggACACTCTGGATGAGGTGGTGGCCGTGGCCTCCTCCTCTTCTGCCTCAGCATCTGCCTTGGTCCCTGTCTGTGAAGCTGCTTCTGTGCCTGACCCCATGGTTGACCCTGAGGTCACAGCCAGCCTCCAGCCAATCAAAATTGTTGTGCCCCAGGCTGAGGGTCCCCCTACTCAGGACGGCTATCGCATCCACACCCAGATCGACTACATCCACTGTCTGGTGCCTGACCTGCTGCAGATCACTAACCTACCCTGCTACTGGGGTGTGATGGACCGCTATGAGGCCGAGACACTGCTGGAGGGTAAGCCAGAGGGCACCTTCCTGCTCCGTGACTCAGCCCAGGAAGACTACCTCTTCTCCGTCAGCTTCCGCCGCTACGGCCGCTCGCTGCACGCCCGCATCGAGCAGTGGAACCACAACTTCAGCTTCGACGTGCACGACCCCAGTGTTTTCCATGCGCCCACCGTCACAGGTCTGCTGGAGCACTACAAGGACCCCAACTCCTGCATGTTCTTCGAGCCTCTGCTGTCCAACCCCATCCACCGCACCCTGCCCTTCAGCCTGCAGCACGTGTGCAGGGCGGTGATCAGCAGCTGCACCACCTACGACGGCATCAACGTGCTGCCCATCCCCAACACCCTGAAGAAACACCTGAAGGAGTACCATTACAAGCAGAGGGTGAGGGTACGGAGGATGGACACCTGGTGGGAATAA